From the genome of Oryza glaberrima chromosome 1, OglaRS2, whole genome shotgun sequence:
TAGCCACTTTGTATCATATGTGTTGACATTGACATCTGCCACGTTTCACTGAAAGGAAAACATATTCAAATAGGTAGAAGGATGCATAGTGTGCCTTGGGGTGCTCAACCCTCTTTAAACTGGTAGAAGGAAAACCAGGCACCAGGCTTGCATGGCATCATGTCAGCATTTGATATATGCATGGATAGTGTGTACAGGTATGTGCAGCCCTAATTATGCCCATTTGTTCACAGTTTAGCATGATTATGGTAACTACACTCTTACAAATACAATATAATTAGACCATGTCTTTACTACATGTAGATGCTGGGCACACCTCTTCCCTCCCTCAAAAATATTATGGAATGCAAACTCTTATGAACAAATATGCCAGAAGGGGAGGAACTTATTTTGCTTTAACCCCTGTGGCACAGGTGTAACATTCTGCTGTCTGAAACTAGCTTATGAAGAACTGACATAAACATATAGACGTACAGCAAAACTTCTAACACTCAAACAAATAATTAGTGTGAGAATCCTTGAGCACTCTTTCTAGCTGGTGTGGTGATCTGATTGGAATTCAAAATGcactatataaatataagcatgtAATGCTACTGCTATCCATGCTACAAATGAGATTATGCCCAGTCCGCTGCAGCTCACATGAATGCAAAACAAACATTATCACAGGTACCCTATAATAGAATTCTACAAGCAATAAAACAGGAGAATGCACTAACTAGACACTGTATGttgtgaatattattttctCATGAAATTTTACATCTACATAAGTTCTTCTAAATATACCAGTACCACCCAATGATACATTAGGTGATAATGCAATATTGAAACATAATAGTGGGATTATGATGCAGAAATACAGGGTGTGTGTGGTGATAGGCAAGCAAATGTAATCAAATCGTCATGCACTCATGCTCATGCAGTGAGGTGTTGCATCAATCTGATGGGATTCATGTAATAGTTTGTTCAGACAGACAAGGTGGTAAAGCATGAACATACACATGCCGCCATGATTGGGCAGCTGTTCAAGCAGCATAGCACAGTGAATATAGAGATCAGGCAGGAGCATGTCATGCCAAAATAGAAATCGAGCAGGGGTATGTCACCAGAATATAGATCGAGCATGGCATGCCAAAGTTTTAGAAGGACATATTAGCAGGGATCAGCTTACGCAGgatgttcaaatatataactaCGCAACCCAGCAGCATAAAATTGATCTACCAAGTTATACCCATCAAACATAAGAAgaactttttcaaaaaaatataagaagaagaaaactaagGTTTGGACTAATTACCTTTTAAGTTCAACAGGGCACATATAACAAACTCAACTAGACATGAATGTGTAACTAACAAACAAAATAAGAAACTAAACAAAAACATAAAGGTTGAGCTTCACACGTTACAACTTGTGCTCTCTGTATGTAGAATCAAATGCTTGGTAACAACAACTCAGATCACTATTAACTAAATGGAGTCAACAGCAAACCATTAACCATGCCACAGCTATCTAAATTCAGTAAAAGAGGTTTTTAACAGAGGATGACAAGAATACAGTCACCTGCCGCTGTGCGTTGTCAAATTCCAAGCTATCACAGAATCCAACCGTCACTTATTCCCAGTAGAAATGTATTTCAAGCTATACATGTAGAAATGTTGTATAATTGTCAACATTTATATGATTGTGGAAATGTTGGCAATTCCTTGTGCAAGAAATTGAGAACCCAACCGTCACTCATTCCCAGTCGATGATCTCGACTCTACACTgtcgtttttttttccaacgaaACTATTCCATAGATGACTAGGCATTTCTACATACACCTCGTCATCACCACCCATGCCCAATCCCCTCCCTTCGCAGAATCACAAGCTAGCGTGCGAGCAAGCACGCAATATCTCAAAAGAAGCAAAGATTAGAGGCAGGCGACAGGCGAGATCAGTGGGAGCGAAAACCTTTCTTGGCGCCGAGGTCGGCGTTGGTGAAGGTGGTTGCATCCCCAGTGTTGCGGAACTCCTGGAGCTCCTTGAAATCGAGCCACGGCTTGACCCAGACCTTGGCCTCGTacaccttcttcctccccgCCTCGAGGGCCTCGAGCGTGAGGTGGTGCAGCGTGCCGGCCACCACCTGCTCCTTCGCCTCCACCACCCGCACGAACTCCAGCAGCGCGTTCTGCAAGCACCACACCCAGAGAACCCTCACAAGTTCAGTACCCACAAAATCGCCACTGGGGAGgaagcgagagagagggaggggggaggggggggggggagggggcttCACCTCGCGCTTGTTGTGCTCGTCGACGGCGAAGCGGGCGAGCGCGTCGGTCTCGACGCTgttggcggcggagggggcgtcgtgcgcgccgccgaggacgtggccggccatggcgagggACGCGGAGCCGACGAGGaacagggcggcggcggcggcggcgacggcgaggaggaggaagagggggagcggagcggcggcggaggaggaggcgggccgCGTCGTCGCAACAACGCGCATCCCAAACTTTCCCTTCGTTACGGTTTCGCTCTTGGGGCTTGCGGTTGCGGCTTCTTTGCTTCGTGCGGGGGGTTTCTCTCTTTGCGACGAACGGGGATGACGGTTTGGCTGTTGAGGCGAGTCGATctagaaagagagagagttgagagcGGTGGCGGAACACGTGGCGGGGAAGGTGCAGGCTACGCCTACGCGGCGTCGATTCGGACGGTGGggcgtggggcccaccaccGTACTTGGGCCGGAACTGGATCTCCGACCGACGTGCGGCCCACATGTATTGGGCCATTCGGTATCGCGGCCTCACTGTGGCCCATATATGAATGCGGCCTAGGGAGTACCTATacatctttcgaaagatttttatgatcatatcacacagatttttaatCTTTGAATTAAAATccgatagatataataaaaagcaaaagacaattaagaaacaccataatggacactaaattaccatatcctcaagaaaaagaccaaatccaatacaaaatttaaaatttgcatgcgaagattcaaaaattacagtgtaacttacaaaagttacagtgtaagtttcataaattacactgtaacttacaagaaaatgcaatgtaaaattgagagagaaaattgagtgatagataagaaaaaatctttcgagtgagatatagcaaaatcgctTTTAAATAAGTAGATTCGCGGGTCGACGTACTATGTGCGGCCGATAAATGTTGGGCTGGAATGGAAATGAGGCCTACATGTGAACGAGAAATGTTGGGCCGTAACGGTATAGCGTCCAACGTGCGGCCCATATTGTTGGCACGGGACAGGATCGCCGCCTACCTCTGGGCCATTAGTATTGGGCCGAAACAAGATCGTGCACTAACATAAGGCCTATAAGCATTGGGGTTGCAATGGGCTCGGGATGAACGGCCCAGAtttgcttgttttgtttttttttaattttgacacaTTTTAGCTGGTTTTGGTTGCTAGTAAGTCGACAATTAGCGGGACGAGCTTGTGAGTTGTGCCTACTCAAATCAACCGCTGATCGCAAAGATACATTAACTATAGTATTAACTATGTGTATGCACATTCTTTCTCAAAAAAATGAAGATCAAACATGTGTGGGTTCTCCTcaaaaggaagaagaggacAAAAACAACAGGAGCCATGGCTAAATGATTGAGTCACCGTCGTCATCAACCATCGATCTCCCTCCAAAAGTTCACGTGGCGCCGATCAGTTATTCGATAATCATGCATCCCCGACAAGCACTGACAGTGCATCTGGGCTCATCCAACTATTCAACTCCAGATCTCTGCGCCTTAATCAACCAATGATGTGTTAGCTTAGCTGCATTGCAGAGCCGCAGGGGCATAAAGCACCGGGCTGCAAGCAGCCTCGTGCTAATTCCAAGATGTTTAGGTTCGATCCATCATCTACCTTGATCTCCATGTCGTCGCCAAGACAGCACGACGTACTGTGTAGTACATACACCTCGATCGATCTCTGATTAATCTGGATCGCCTCCTGCCTAATATAATCCGATATTCCTAAATGCATGATGATGCATCATTAGCTTTACGTCGACCCAATCAGAGGACAATCCATGTATATATGCTCTGTCAACCATAAGTACTACCTACCTTCGCCCTACTAAACACCACCAAGCAACGTCATGCCCCACACCTGAATCATCTCATCTCTGTAGAACATTAATTCATCTCTGTTTAGTTAGCTTGTCCTCGATCGAAACAGGGGGGCAAAATCCGTATTACGAATGTTAACAGAGCTTAGCCAGAATGGAAATGCCAACCCGATGTACTCTTTTCAGAAGCCCCTTGCACGTCTAAACAATCAGTGTCATTAATACTTAACCTTATCGCCGATTTCCCGGCCATGTTCACCTTGTTCTCTCCCTTGTTTTACTCACTAATCCTACGTGCCGCTAATGACTATAATTAACCTGTCGTCTCCATCGGATTCCTTCCTTGCTCCACGTAGGACGACGGGCACCTGTCACGCAAACTGCAAAGCTAGCTTGGCAGGCAGCGTGCAGAGATCCATGGAGCACAACCATATTCTGCTCCCTAATCTCTCACTCTCACACTGTCACACACAGACACACAGTCTCGCTCACTACATGGCTACAGGCCGTATAGTACCACGTACTACTACTGCACATGTGTTCTCCTCGTCTCATGTCATGTGCCGCATGATCCTTCTTCTGGCTCTCTGCAATGGCCTCCAATCAAGAAACAGTTCAGTCACGTACTAATCCCTTAGTCCCAAAATACGATCGTCTTTACTCCTTCCatctaaaaaaatctaacctGAAAGAGAATGTGATCCTCTTAGTATAATGAATCAGGACGAATGGTTGTCCtaagttgggttttttttggacggagtgaGTAGTTCGTAAAAAAACACCATTGATGAGTGTATTGGTAAGGatattaaagaaataaaattcaTCGATTTGTTGACCGGGATaggttgagaaaagaaaagtgaATTTATTTGGAACAAATGATATAACCCAAAAATGAATTTGTTTTGAGATGGAGTACTTTCTCCCGTTTCCTAAATATAAGTATCTCTAGAATTTAAGTTTTTACACACATCATAGTTATTTTTAGATAACGATTCAAATGTACAGGAGTCTAAAGCATTTCCAGCCAATCAGATGTTTAAGAGGAGGATTCTAACCAATTTGAAATCTAGCTAAGATGGTTGAATGGAAATTTCCGTTAATCAATCTAGAGATTCTCATAATTAGGAGCAAAGAGGTACACAGTTTAGCACCACTAGTTAATCATGGAGGCGACAGCAAGGCAGCCAGTGCCGGATGCATGGCTCCATGTCCATGAGGGTGTGTAGTTAATTATATTAGTACCTAATCCGGGGTCTAACTAGTCGTCCTAGCTACAATTAGTCCCTGGAATCTTGACCAGTTGTGTGTACCTCTGCTCTGTCCTATGCATTAGCACGACGGGGACACCGTCACCATATGCGTGCTGCAAGCCTGCAGTATACGGTCCAAGTTGTGTTCAAACCAAGCAATCTCTGAACTTTTTCAGGAACAAGCtagctactactcctactagttGCTAATGTGTACATGCAGTGTGAGCtaagatggatggatggatagatcCAGCTTGGTTAGCTGACTAATTATTAATGGCAACTGCTGTCTGGTGGAGCATGCACTGGATATAATGATATCTATATGATACGTATCACACAATGTAGCTAGGACCAGAGTAATTTAGATAAACTAAAGTGCTTCGGCCATTAGTCCTAGCCGACGAGCTGGATTAGCTAGCTTGACGTGTGCCTTGACCTTTATTTGATTCTCTCGGAGAGGAGTTCCATTCTTGTGTCTTGCCCTCTCTTCCTAGATTCTAAAGACTTGAATAGAGTAGAATGTTGTGTTGATCGTAAGGGTCGGGTTTTGGATGATCACGCCTATATTACTTTGTTGACTTAGCGACGGTCGGTCATGTTTAGCGGCGGTCGGTCTGGTGCTAACTTTCTCCTGGATATGTGTTGACGCTGTCGGTGTGTAGGTAGTGATAtattttttcagttttcatGGTTACGGCCTTCCAAGGTTATAACCTtatagtttgtaaaaaaaaaaattgatcccCTCGTGCTCTAACTTGATCGCGCGGCTACGCGAACTACGTACTGACGTACACATACAGGGTATATCAAGCTAATTACGGGGAGTAGGTGAGACCACCTAGGTAACTTGCATGTATAGCTTAAAAACGAAATGGgctctctgtaaaaaaaaaaaatcaacaccgaCTGTAAACCTACTAAATATACATGTGTCCAAGTTTATAACTAGGATTAAACTTTTTATGGAACAGGATGTAATCCCTTGCCATGCCAAATTTATATTCTTACGGTAAAACTTTTCTCATAATCTCCGTCTAAATTCACATCAAGACTATAAGACTAAGTAGCTATATAATCTAGAAAATGAGCTAATAGACTATTTTATATTCTCAACCACTAGATACTTATTAGTTGTTGTCTTAGAATATTGAGCTCCCTTAAACATGATCGCAATAGAAAGTGCGATTGGAAATATTATGGTGTCTTAGGTTTTTTTTACTTCTAGAAAATCAAGAATTTTTGtttaaatttctccaaaatcttGTACTAAAATTATACGAACTTGTATATCTCAATTAGTACTTTACTACTAATTTATTTTCCTGAAATCCGAAATCAATAATTAACAAGTTGTACTTAACTGCttagactcttcttttaattaaTCTAACCATTATAACTAAAAAAGCCATATATTTAGCATATgattaaaattataatatttataatagttTATACAACATAGGGATTGGTGACTAGTACTCCTTCTGAGTCCAACTTTAATTGTCCgtcttgtttgatttttttttatgattagcatttatgttattagatgataattgataaaacatgaataatattttatacatgtcttatatttttctattttttttaaaaaaataaataatacggATGATCAAAGATAGGCATAGAAATTTATAACCCCGCTTAcaatgggacagagggagtaattagtTCATGCAATACAGGGATTGATGActagtaataatttattatcaaCCGCGCCAGAACACATGTGAAATGGCGATTAATTAGTCTagtaatgtagtatatatatactccctccatcccaaaataacttaACCTATAGTGAGATGTGACACATATAAGAACAATAGATCTGGACAACACATCCTAGAACAACGATTGTCCATATTTGTTGTCCTAGGCTAAGTCCTAGGTTgagttattttgagacggagggagtagaccaATACAAGTGACTAGCTCTCTTTGATGATATATACTTTCTCCAtcacataaaaaatcaacttaatagtattaagggcttgttcactttgctaccatttttaaccttatcttttttttggttaagttaaaaaaaaggaaaaagtatgaattacacccccgaactatcgtggtcgtccgaattaccccctaaaccacaaaaccggacattcttcacccccaactatgcaaatcggacgaattaccccccttggttcaatccacggtggttttggtctacgtggtgtACGCgtagcagtccagtcagcattgtatttataaaaaaaatgtgggacccacgtgtcatactcttcctccctctcttctctctctgtaTGCCtcacttttcctctctctctctctctcacgggtgggtcggcggcggcgggcgaccacgggcggcgggcgggggcggaggcggcagcgagcggcgggTGGGCGCAAGGCTGGCGACGgccgggggcggaggaggaggcggcgggcggtggtcGAGGAgccgaggccggcgacgggcaGTGGCGGAGaaggcagcgggcggcgggtggGCGCGAGGCTGGCGACGGGCGGGGGCAGAGGCGACAGCGGGCGGCGGTCGAGGAGCCGAGGTCGCTCaagcgccggcgggcggcgaggagccGAGGCCGGAGGTGGCTGCATGCGGCGGGTGTGGCTCGAGCAACCTCCTTCTTGCCGCCCTCATGCGTGCGCGCGTGCAAGGGGCTTGGAGAGCGCACCGCGAGCCCacccgtggcggcggaggaggagaggcggcggcgacgcaagGAGCCGCTGCCCCCGTGCGCCACCGTAGACCCTGCGctccggcggccaccgcgcgccTACGACGAGGAGTAGGagcccgccgcccaccgcgcgTCCCCACTCGCCCggtcggcctccgcctccgtcgccggccgccgtcgtcctcgggcCCCCTCCGCCACCCGCCATTGGCTccgtccccgcgcgccgccgtcctcacctCACCGCCGtcacgctcctccgccgcctccgcctctgcctctGCGCCAAGGTCCACGCCGTCtgcgccgccgtccacgccaTCCTCGTCGACCGCCCGTccccgcgccgtcctcgccgaccGCCCGCGCCCACCGCCCGTCCTCGCCGTGCGCGCTGCGCGCCGGCCATCTCCACCCCCGACAGTCGCGGGCCTCGGCTGCTCgaccaccgcccgccgcctcctccgcccccgcccgtCGCTAGCCTCGCGCCCacccgccgcccgtcgccacctccgcccccgcccgtcgccggcctcagctcctcgcccgccgccaccgacccacccgtgagagagagagaggaaaagtgaGGCATagattgagagagagaagagagagaggaagagtatgacatgtgggtcccgcaattttttttataaatacaatgctgactggactgccacgcgtacgccacgtagaccaaaaccaccatgGATTGAatagggggtaattcatccggtttgcatagttaggggtgaagaatgtccggttttgtggttcagggggtagttcggacgaccgcgatagttcgggggtgtaattcgtactttttccaaaaaaaaaaggctacatttagtttattgccaaattttagtaagcacatatgaaatcttgccaaaatttttgacaaccttaccaaaatttggtaatgccaaaacttagtaaggttgaaaatggtagcaaaatGAACAAGCACTAAGATTTGTTAGATCCGatagtagattaatttttttagggatggatggagtatactAGTAGGAGTATTccttctataaaaaaaactcaatcttaGGAAGGGATGTAACCTCTCCTATTACCACGAATCTGAAGAAAGGTTTGTTCAGATTCATGGTACTAAAATGATCCTTATAGGTTGAGGTTTTTTTGAATGAAAGAAGTAATGCCGAAGGTTGAAAGTTTGAACTCCTGCTATTCGAAGTTCACTTTGCAGattgaggtggtgtttggatttagggactaaattttagtacctatcacatcgaatgtttgcacattaattagaagtattaaacatagactaataataaaactaattgcataaatgagagttaattcgcgagataaattttttaagcctaattaatccatacctagcatatgtttactgtagcatcacataggctaatcatggactaattagacttaatagatttgtctcgcgaattagtccggGATTATGGAATGGATTTTATCATTAGTTTaggtttaatacttctaatctatctatctatctatctattatatactaaaagtccattaaacttactacaaacgctctcaagccgccacgtggcgctcctacaaatgctcctaggcCGCCATGTGGCACAatataatctcaccgtcgattttcacttaaattggtggacccattattttataccgttagattagatcttTATCTgccgttgattttcacttaaattggtggacccattattttataccAATGAATTAGATCTACCTTCTCCCGTACGTATGTATGGTTTGCCGGAAGGATTAGTAACTATGGTTATGGTTGTTAGAAGTTGAGATTAATTAGCTGTCATATTGTGTTGCTACTAATCATATCTATATTTATTATATGCACggcaatatatatatggaagCTAGGAGATTAACAAGAAGATTATACAtagctaat
Proteins encoded in this window:
- the LOC127755170 gene encoding cysteine proteinase inhibitor 12; protein product: MRVVATTRPASSSAAAPLPLFLLLAVAAAAAALFLVGSASLAMAGHVLGGAHDAPSAANSVETDALARFAVDEHNKRENALLEFVRVVEAKEQVVAGTLHHLTLEALEAGRKKVYEAKVWVKPWLDFKELQEFRNTGDATTFTNADLGAKKGGHEPGWRDVPVHDPVVKDAADHAVKSIQQRSNSLFPYELLEIVRAKAEVVEDFAKFDILMKLKRGNKEEKFRAEVHKNLEGAFVLNQMQQEHDESSSQ